A window of the Lactobacillus gasseri ATCC 33323 = JCM 1131 genome harbors these coding sequences:
- a CDS encoding DUF2922 domain-containing protein → MTTTKTLRLTFKNAKNKKVNLSLPDAAENLTEEEVKTAMNEICEANLFVKEEVDQYQAPLSAQYVERTVTSVFDDSEKN, encoded by the coding sequence ATGACCACTACTAAGACTTTAAGACTTACATTTAAAAATGCTAAAAATAAGAAAGTGAACTTATCATTACCTGATGCAGCAGAAAATTTAACCGAAGAAGAGGTTAAAACTGCCATGAATGAAATCTGTGAAGCTAACTTGTTTGTCAAGGAAGAAGTTGATCAATATCAGGCTCCTTTATCTGCTCAATATGTTGAACGTACAGTTACTTCTGTGTTTGATGATAGTGAAAAGAACTAG
- a CDS encoding glycoside hydrolase family 73 protein, producing the protein MKKRTFTGIATAALITTAGISVTNNLKPENPLKTGEGTVQAATYQQEFLNKAIPAATTASSKYGTYTSVMLAQAAVESAWGQSGLAQAPNNNLFGIKGSYKGQSVNMNTGEYGSNGYYTTNAGFRKYPSYTESFEDNGSLLRNQMGNYYSGTWVENSNNYAQATQNGLQGKYATAPNYAKTLNSVIAANGFDKYDPVTQVVNENRTVAQTTPIMSAPVDASVGTQVGTARTGQNVNVTKYITYNNGVKRAYIGTGWINALAFSPITTNTTANNAATNKQVSQTVKTPVAQTQQAKSQAPAAPVKTATVTVKAKSAAEVKTPVQTNTLNVKTENKVAQPVKQLATSLAVAPAKKEVKKEVIKAEPAKTTPVKAASTKVETKQIKPATPAVKTTDTVKKVETPTVKPVESVKKESTPVVKTAPVTVTKEAAKTTEAPVVKPKKVEVKEVKTTPVTTSAKTVVKPVQSYQNVVANNNYGTQWISTNTAPKAASTVLVKVTKTVDVLSAPDGQKLNQQVEAGSEFVVIASKYYNGNLYYEISNGKWIMAKYTTQEAQITAKSGVLTINSKPDYGVPVWRVPGQDQVSGKFLKDGSSWRYFRVANVHGQTWYDLGGNQWVSAKSVLVR; encoded by the coding sequence ATGAAAAAAAGAACATTCACTGGTATTGCTACCGCGGCACTTATCACAACTGCCGGTATATCAGTTACCAACAACCTTAAACCAGAAAATCCATTAAAAACTGGTGAAGGTACTGTTCAAGCTGCAACATATCAACAAGAATTTTTAAACAAAGCTATTCCAGCTGCTACAACTGCATCATCTAAGTATGGTACTTATACTTCAGTTATGCTTGCTCAAGCAGCTGTTGAATCAGCTTGGGGTCAATCAGGTTTGGCACAAGCACCTAATAATAACTTATTTGGTATTAAAGGCTCTTACAAGGGTCAATCAGTAAACATGAATACTGGCGAGTATGGCAGCAATGGTTATTACACTACTAACGCTGGATTTAGAAAGTATCCATCATATACTGAGTCATTTGAAGATAATGGCTCTTTGTTACGTAACCAAATGGGTAACTACTACTCTGGTACTTGGGTAGAAAATTCAAATAATTATGCTCAAGCAACTCAAAATGGTTTACAAGGTAAGTATGCAACTGCGCCAAACTATGCTAAGACACTTAACAGCGTTATCGCAGCTAATGGATTTGATAAGTACGATCCCGTTACCCAAGTTGTTAACGAAAACCGTACAGTTGCACAAACCACACCAATTATGAGTGCACCAGTTGACGCTAGTGTTGGTACTCAAGTTGGTACTGCAAGAACTGGTCAAAATGTAAATGTTACTAAGTACATCACTTATAACAATGGTGTTAAGCGTGCATATATTGGTACTGGCTGGATTAATGCACTTGCATTTAGCCCAATTACTACTAATACTACTGCAAACAATGCAGCTACTAACAAACAAGTTAGTCAAACAGTTAAAACGCCAGTAGCCCAAACTCAACAAGCTAAGAGTCAAGCACCTGCAGCTCCAGTTAAAACTGCAACTGTAACGGTAAAAGCAAAGAGTGCAGCTGAAGTTAAAACTCCAGTCCAAACCAACACTTTAAACGTTAAGACTGAAAATAAAGTAGCACAACCTGTAAAACAATTAGCTACTTCATTAGCTGTAGCTCCAGCTAAGAAAGAAGTTAAGAAGGAAGTTATTAAAGCTGAACCAGCTAAGACAACTCCTGTAAAGGCTGCGTCTACTAAAGTTGAAACTAAACAAATTAAACCTGCAACTCCAGCAGTTAAAACTACTGATACAGTTAAAAAGGTTGAAACTCCAACAGTTAAACCAGTTGAGTCTGTAAAGAAGGAATCAACTCCAGTTGTTAAGACTGCTCCAGTTACTGTAACTAAAGAAGCTGCCAAGACCACTGAAGCTCCAGTAGTTAAACCTAAGAAAGTTGAAGTTAAGGAAGTTAAGACAACTCCAGTAACTACTAGTGCTAAAACTGTTGTCAAGCCTGTTCAAAGCTACCAAAATGTTGTTGCAAACAATAACTATGGTACTCAATGGATCAGTACTAATACTGCTCCTAAGGCTGCATCTACTGTTTTAGTTAAGGTTACTAAGACTGTTGACGTTTTATCAGCACCAGATGGTCAAAAGTTAAATCAACAAGTTGAAGCTGGCTCAGAGTTCGTTGTTATTGCTTCTAAATACTACAACGGTAACTTATATTACGAAATTAGCAACGGTAAATGGATTATGGCAAAATATACTACTCAAGAAGCACAAATTACTGCAAAATCTGGTGTATTAACTATTAATTCTAAGCCAGATTACGGTGTGCCAGTATGGCGTGTGCCAGGTCAAGATCAAGTTTCAGGTAAATTCTTGAAAGATGGCTCAAGTTGGAGATACTTCCGTGTAGCTAATGTTCATGGACAAACTTGGTATGACCTTGGCGGAAATCAATGGGTATCTGCCAAGTCTGTATTAGTTCGTTAA